From Anticarsia gemmatalis isolate Benzon Research Colony breed Stoneville strain chromosome 3, ilAntGemm2 primary, whole genome shotgun sequence, one genomic window encodes:
- the LOC142987124 gene encoding uncharacterized protein LOC142987124 isoform X3: protein MVAQHQLRTIRLVARALTGGASCGGPGNPPPCPPCPPTGPPPCRKPLAIVPRAMRVVCCPPRCPPPPPCIPARHGPSSCADVTRQSHSDRAQSRHGPPPPDDFHLPPSPQDLVAERLACAKRSQRRQYEHEISCRPSTRTLEPPPAPYALGAERELARATDGRMYELARTGEERPRCSATGEAPAPQRVTIVQSTCRAARARPDPCAHKPRVFLEIDRSGAAQPRAAPPPAPAPPAPPAGPRSLNDSGWCANPPPGAGAPQRCRPLTVVERLRLRATRSAPRRPDSGCERRFHTSVRSLQSRERLKEAGLGRVVVDSCAPRPPRPEPPGGKLVMDVPSGTTKVRVRVSLDGVDAGPCASVPDPTAKSSTVACKSGDSWLSIKNIQKKFKGNTAAKLVSSGSGGCPDKIPSSPCAPASPRRQCPPPPRVQSAPAPRGKPPPCQCPQPSPCGGQNNKPKKFSSASIVLLNTIVG from the exons ATGGTCGCGCAACATCAGTTAAGAACGATCCGACTCGTAGCACGCGCTCTCACCGGCGGAGCGTCGTGTGGCGGCCCCGGGAACCCTCCGCCGTGCCCGCCGTGTCCCCCCACCGGGCCCCCGCCGTGCCGCAAGCCGCTCGCCATCGTGCCGCGCGCCATGCGCGTGGTGTGCTGCCCCCCGCGCTGTCCTCCGCCACCCCCCTGCATTCCCGCGCGCCACGGGCCCAGCTCCTGCGCCGACGTCACTCGACAG AGTCACTCCGACCGAGCGCAGAGTCGTCACGGCCCGCCGCCGCCGGACGACTTCCACCTGCCCCCCAGCCCCCAGGACCTCGTCGCCGAACGACTCGCGTGCGCCAAACGATCCCAGCGGCGGCAGTACGAGCACGAGATCTCGTGTCGCCCCAGCACCCGCACGCTCGAGCCCCCGCCCGCGCCCTACGCGCTCGGCGCCGAGCGGGAGCTGGCGCGCGCCACCGACGGCCGCATGTACGAGCTGGCGCGGACCGGCGAGGAGCGGCCGCGCTGCTCCGCCACGGGCGAGGCGCCGGCCCCGCAGCGCGTCACCATCGTGCAGAGCAcgtgccgcgccgcgcgggcgCGCCCCGACCCCTGCGCCCACAAGCCGCGCGTGTTCCTCGAGATCGACCGCAGCGGCGCCGCGCAGCCCCGCGccgccccgccgcccgcgcccgcgccgcccgccccgccCGCCGGCCCTCGCAGCTTGAACGACTCGGGCTGGTGCGCGAACCCGCCGCCGGGCGCCGGCGCGCCGCAGCGCTGCCGCCCTCTCACGGTGGTGGAGCGCTTGCGCCTGCGCGCCACCCGCTCGGCGCCGCGGCGCCCGGACTCGGGCTGCGAGCGTCGGTTCCATACTTCGGTTCGGTCGCTCCAATCGAGAGAGAGACTGAAGGAAGCGGGTCTGGGCCGCGTCGTCGTCGACTCGTGCGCGCCGCGGCCGCCTCGGCCCGAGCCGCCCGGGGGGAAGCTCGTGATGGACGTGCCGTCCGGTACCACGAAGGTTCGCGTGCGAGTCTCCCTGGACGGCGTCGACGCGGGACCTTGCGCCTCGGTCCCAGATCCGACCGCGAAATCTTCTACTGTGGCGTGCAAAAGTGGTGATTCTTGGTTATCTATAAAAAACATACAGAAGAAATTTAAAGGTAACACCGCTGCAAAACTAGTATCGTCGGGGTCGGGCGGCTGTCCCGACAAAATACCGAGCTCCCCGTGTGCGCCGGCGTCTCCCCGGCGCCAGTGCCCGCCTCCCCCGCGCGTGCAGAGCGCGCCGGCGCCGCGCGGCAAGCCGCCCCCCTGCCAGTGCCCGCAGCCCTCTCCCTGTGGAGGACAGAATAACAAGCCTAAGAAGTTCTCATCCGCGAGCATTGTTTTACTAAACACGATAGTAGGTTAG